One Vanessa cardui chromosome 17, ilVanCard2.1, whole genome shotgun sequence DNA window includes the following coding sequences:
- the LOC124536756 gene encoding neuropeptide-like precursor 1, whose protein sequence is MKVHTRLGFRRHRGGIISLTTLILAYSMYINEVIGLPTDTSSNTWPTFPRRNVAALARDGYLRSAASGYKRSISTLAKNGQLPTFRSPYDETDKQEQDEDVSHDKRNLASIARLRSYSAMKRNIQSLARDGYRFGRGQYNQPNDKRNIQALARNGLIHKKDEIVGDEYYYPFYQNPVPPLSELDGPFDINEMYDFQQSMNPDMLPPLSQVFKRSDVGFPPGFVSKMEYDDNWNLKRGSMGLPAHGLFRPIYIDTAGNPRIRRSIYSLPDVLDRNDIDIPEDYDNENEDKRSVDDEDIARENFEKRHIGSLARLGLLPSFRFSGGRYSRSGRARMLLPSQELYRKHSPDENFGIREYFSDDEASTSFDSDDSDLPSPPVLANSHPTGRYLHRPLNNDLPNMPLPQSPLSLKNPDTFAKNRWQSKDNPKFYYFRSLKVPYHSSGKRYLVLPAVDNILLRKNYRNSSLPSRRKNQ, encoded by the exons atGAAGGTTCATACACGTTTGGGTTTCAGAAGACATAGAGGCGGGATTATAAGTTTAACGACACTTATATTGGCGTATTCTATGTATATCAATGAG GTTATAGGATTACCTACTGATACTTCTTCAAACACATGGCCGACTTTTCCACGAAGAAATGTAGCAGCCTTGGCTAGAGACGGATATCTGAGGAGTGCAGCTTCAGGGTACAAAAGAAGTATCTCAACACTGGCAAAAAACGGTCAGCTTCCGACCTTTAGGTCACCCTACGACGAAACAGATAAGCAAGAACAAGATGAAGACGTTTCTCATGATAAAAGGAATTTGGCTTCCATCGCGCGACTCCGCAGCTATTCTGCTATGAAAAGAAACATACAGTCTTTGGCAAGAGATGGCTATCGTTTCGGAAGAGGACAATATAACCAGCCAAATGATAAACGTAATATTCAAGCTTTAGCCCGTAATGGATTGATTCACAAAAAAGACGAAATTGTTGGTGATGAATATTATTATCCATTCTATCAAAATCCCGTACCACCACTGTCAGAACTGGATGGTCCGTTTGACATCAACGAAATGTACGATTTCCAACAATCAATGAACCCGGACATGCTGCCACCGCTTTCCCAAGTCTTCAAACGAAGCGATGTCGGATTTCCACCAGGTTttgtttcaaaaatggaatacgACGATAATTGGAATCTTAAAAGAGGTTCAATGGGGCTGCCAGCACATGGCCTCTTTAGACCAATTTATATCGACACTGCTGGTAATCCTAGAATCAGACGATCCATATATTCTCTTCCTGACGTGCTCGACCGTAATGACATTGATATTCCAGAAGATTACGATAATGAAAATGAAGATAAACGATCTGTAG ATGATGAGGATATAGCGcgtgaaaattttgaaaaacgtCATATTGGGTCATTGGCCCGGTTAGGTTTATTGCCCTCATTTAGATTTTCTGGTGGACGATACAGTAGGTCTGGAAGAGCTAGAATGTTATTGCCTAGTCAGGAATTATACAG GAAGCATTCCCCTGACGAGAATTTCGGGATTAG GGAATATTTCTCTGATGACGAAGCTAGCACATCCTTCGATTCAGACGACTCCGACCTACCGTCGCCGCCAGTACTTGCTAACTCGCACCCGACCGGCCGGTACCTCCACCGACCGCTGAACAACGATCTACCGAACATGCCGCTTCCCCAGTCTCCTTTATCTCTGAAAAATCCTGATACATTTGCCAAGAACCGCTGGCAGAGCAAAGATAATCCTAAGTTTTATTACTTCAGGTCATTAAAAGTCCCTTATCACTCTTCAGGAAAGCGGTATTTGGTGCTTCCAGCCGTCGATAATATTCTTCTTAGGAAGAATTACCGAAACAGCAGTCTACCAAGTCGTCGTAAGAACCAGTAG